A region from the Triticum aestivum cultivar Chinese Spring chromosome 3D, IWGSC CS RefSeq v2.1, whole genome shotgun sequence genome encodes:
- the LOC123075161 gene encoding B3 domain-containing protein Os03g0212300, translating to MCWCCAVTSIPTFYKRFLASSSPPPIPLHHKIPRLLLPSVSESESETETSRWPRPCSMVILRSHRDTETAEMAQGQGSPDLVGFQFYKLMAAGMSWEKLVLPDKFVRGLNGRELRGVKLRVEGGGARAWDVEVVVNECGDMHLGRGWKEFVRANGVELGQLLVFCYDGAGAALLTVKVFDDSECGRHCSQREEENDSAEEESPPPALPGSGSSSSDGVVHGGGGGAAPSRFTVTLGQCHLGTKKKQYLNVPVEFSQSHGFTEKGRVVLRMRGQQWTVCLKHSNRRKGNARTRTALRYGWNRFRVDNGLRVGDICFFQLVQDAGGDDPVLSVEVRKADGTIVQ from the exons ATGTGTTGGTGCTGCGCAGTTACATCGATCCCAACGTTTTACAAGAGATTcctcgcctcctcctctcctcctcccatcCCACTCCATCACAAGAttccccgcctcctcctcccatcAGTGAGCGAGAGCGAGAGTGAGACTGAGACCAGCCGGTGGCCTCGCCCGTGCTCCATGGTGATTCTGCGCTCTCACAG GGACACGGAGACGGCGGAGATGGCGCAGGGGCAGGGCAGCCCGGACCTGGTTGGTTTCCAGTTCTACAAGCTCATGGCTGCCGGAATGTCCTGGGAGAAGCTG GTGCTGCCTGACAAGTTCGTGAGGGGGCTCAACGGCCGCGAGCTCCGGGGCGTGAAGCTGCGGGTGGAGGGCGGAGGGGCGCGCGCGTGGGACGTGGAGGTCGTCGTCAACGAGTGCGGCGACATGCACCTCGGCAGGGGCTGGAAGGAGTTCGTCCGCGCCAACGGCGTAGAGCTGGGGCAGCTCCTCGTCTTCTGCTAcgacggcgccggcgccgccctgcTCACCGTCAAGGTGTTCGACGACTCCGAGTGCGGGAGACACTGCAGCCAGCGCGAGGAGGAAAACGACAGCGCCG AAGAGGAGTCCCCGCCACCGGCGTTGCCAGGGAGtggaagcagcagcagcgacggcgtcgtccatggcggcggaggcggcgccgcGCCGAGTCGGTTCACCGTGACGCTGGGGCAGTGCCACCTGGGCACCAAGAAGAAGCAGTACCTG AACGTGCCTGTGGAGTTCAGCCAGTCGCACGGGTTCACGGAGAAGGGCAGGGTGGTGCTGCGGATGCGCGGGCAGCAGTGGACCGTCTGCCTCAAGCACAGCAACCGGCGCAAGGGCAACGCGAGGACCCGCACGGCGCTGAGGTACGGGTGGAACCGGTTCCGCGTCGACAACGGCCTCCGCGTCGGCGACATCTGCTTCTTCCAGCTGGTGCAGGACGCCGGCGGCGACGACCCGGTGCTCAGCGTCGAGGTGCGCAAGGCGGACGGCACCATCGTCCAGTGA